The Caulobacter sp. FWC2 region CGCGCGGCAGGTCTACGGCGTCAAGGCCTAGTCCTTTTTCGCCACCGCTTCCTCGATCCGTTCCTCGAAGTCGCTGAGATTGCCGAACAGGTTCTCGATCGCGAAGACGAGGCCGAACACCCGCGCGGCGTCGTCGAACTCCAATTCCCGAGTCAGGCCATTCTTGCGCAAACCCTCGACGCCGGCATGGAAGGTCTGATGGGCCTCAGCGAAGGCTAGACGGTCCGGTCGTGCGCCACCGGCAAGAAGATCGGCCGTGCCGCGCAGGAATTTCGCGCTGGCTTCAAGCATGTCGGCGGCGGCTGGGGCTAAGCCTTCGGCCGGCAGAGGCTCACGCAGGGTGCGGCCGACCATCACTGTATCATTGCGCAGCCGCCATAGCGTGCGGGGCAGGGCGTCGGACACCGATCGCTCGCTGAGCTTGGTGGCGTTCTCGCGATCGGCCTCGGTCATGGCTGTCTGCAGCTTGGCCAGAGCCGCGCGCAGGTCGTCCTGGGCCTTGAGATAGTCGGTCGGCCCTGGCGTGCCCCGCAGCATGAGGATGTAGCTGTCGAGGATGTGGGCCTGCAGACCGGCGATCTTCTGGACGCTGGTTACGACAGAGGCGTGGGCCCGGGCCGGGAAGATCAGCAGGGTGGCTGCGACACCGACGAGACTGCCGACGGTGATCTCGGCGACCCGTAGGCTGGCGGCGACCAGCGGATCCATATGCGTCGCCTGGCCGATCAGCATGATTACAGCGGTGACCGGCGCCACCTTCAGCGCCGGCCGCACCGAGACCACGAACGCCAGCAGGGCCACCGTCACGCACAGTATCAGCCCGCCGAACTCCGGCCACTTGGAGTGGAAATAGGCTGCCACGGCGCCGGCCAACGCCCCGACAACCGTCCCCATGAAGCGCTCCATGGAGGCGGTGATTGTCGCGCCCAGGCTGGACTGCACGACGATGACGGCGGTGAACACGGCCCAGTAGCCCTGAGGTAGGCGCAGCAGCGTCGCCAGGGCGAAGGCCGCGCCGACCGCCGCTGAGACGCGGATGGCGTGTCGTATCTCGGTCTTGCGGGCCGCCGCAGCCTTGAGTGCCTTCTGCGAAAAGCCGACGCCTGCGAAGCGCCGCCAGTCGCTGGGCGCGGTCTCCGGCACTAGGCCACTGCCTCTCGCAGCATTTCCAGGGCGGTTCGCACCGCCGCCAACTGAACGGCCTCGCGGGTCTCGCCGGCGAAATGCTCGTGCCGATGGACGACCGAGCGGTTGGCGCGGGCGACGGCGAAGTGGACCGTGCCAACCGGCTTCATCGGCGTGCCCCCGCCAGGACCGGCGATACCGGTGATCGAGACGGCGACATGGCCGTTGCTTTCGCGCAGCGCGCCTTCGGCCATCATCCGCGCCACGGGCTCGGAGACGGCGCCATGGTCGGCGATCAGGTCGCCCGGCACGCCCAGCATCTCGGACTTGGCGCGGTTGGTGTAGGTGACGAAGCCACGTTCGAAGACGTCTGACGCGCCGGAGATCGCGCAGATCGCGCCGGCCACCAGGCCGCCGGTGCAGCTCTCGGCCGCGACCAGGCGCAGCGACTTGCCGCGCGCCTCGTCGATCAGCAGTCGAGCCAGGGTCTCGATTTCCAGCGGGAACATCGGCGTCTCCGGTTTCGTCTTCAGCTTAGCCCGTTCAGGCCGGCGTCTCGACCGCCACGACGGCGGAGGCGGCCAGCCCTTCGCCGCGGCCGGTGAAGCCCATTTTCTCGGTCGTGGTCGCCTTGACGCTGACCCGGTCGAGCGGAAGGGCCAGGATCTCAGCGAGTTTCTCGCGCATCGCCAGACGGTGCGGTTTGATCTTG contains the following coding sequences:
- a CDS encoding CinA family protein — protein: MFPLEIETLARLLIDEARGKSLRLVAAESCTGGLVAGAICAISGASDVFERGFVTYTNRAKSEMLGVPGDLIADHGAVSEPVARMMAEGALRESNGHVAVSITGIAGPGGGTPMKPVGTVHFAVARANRSVVHRHEHFAGETREAVQLAAVRTALEMLREAVA
- a CDS encoding FUSC family protein; this translates as MPETAPSDWRRFAGVGFSQKALKAAAARKTEIRHAIRVSAAVGAAFALATLLRLPQGYWAVFTAVIVVQSSLGATITASMERFMGTVVGALAGAVAAYFHSKWPEFGGLILCVTVALLAFVVSVRPALKVAPVTAVIMLIGQATHMDPLVAASLRVAEITVGSLVGVAATLLIFPARAHASVVTSVQKIAGLQAHILDSYILMLRGTPGPTDYLKAQDDLRAALAKLQTAMTEADRENATKLSERSVSDALPRTLWRLRNDTVMVGRTLREPLPAEGLAPAAADMLEASAKFLRGTADLLAGGARPDRLAFAEAHQTFHAGVEGLRKNGLTRELEFDDAARVFGLVFAIENLFGNLSDFEERIEEAVAKKD